The Starkeya sp. ORNL1 DNA window CTCCATGGCGTTCACCGCCAGCTCGATGTCCATATTGCCGCGCACCCGGCGGCGTCCCTGGCTATCGGTGAATTCCCGCGCCGGTTTGGTGACGACCGAGTATCCGTTGTAGTCGAGCCAGTCGAGCAGCGGCCGGATCGACGAATACTCGGTATCCTCGATCAGAGTCGTATAATAGAAGGCCCGGAGAACATAACCACGCCCCTGGAATTCTTTCAGGAGCCGCTTATAATCAATGTCGAAGCCGAGCGATTTGGTGGCGGAATAAAGATTAGCGCCGTCGATAAATAGTGCGATCTTTTCCATGTTCGTAGCCATTTGACGCAATACCTTGTGAAGTCCGTCGAAAAGCGACGTATCAGCTGGGTTCGCCCAAG harbors:
- a CDS encoding NYN domain-containing protein, whose amino-acid sequence is MATNMEKIALFIDGANLYSATKSLGFDIDYKRLLKEFQGRGYVLRAFYYTTLIEDTEYSSIRPLLDWLDYNGYSVVTKPAREFTDSQGRRRVRGNMDIELAVNAMELAGHVDHIVIFSGDGDFRSLVEAIQRKGVRVSVVSTVHTQPPMISDDLRRQADAFIDLVELQAKIGRDPGERSNRMQETPRFLERRGPAPSGTADEFSET